Within Sorghum bicolor cultivar BTx623 chromosome 2, Sorghum_bicolor_NCBIv3, whole genome shotgun sequence, the genomic segment AATGCCTGTCAGTGCTACTTGAATTGAATTGTGTCCAATTTGTTTCTGTTATAAAAAAACCTGTGAAGATGCATTGTTTGCTAGCTAGTTGAATTGATTGGAATTCGATGGTTTGTGATGTTTGCGTATGTCGATTAGGTCTAGAGAGGTGTGGGAAGAGCTGCAGGCTGAGGTGGATCAACTACCTGAGGCCGGACCTCAAGAGGGGAGCATTCTCGCAGGAAGAGGAGGACCTCATCATccatctccattccatgatgggcaACAAGTAGGTGACAGGCAATTGCAGGCCATGCACACACATCATTAGCAAAAGCAGAGAGATCGCCAATTTAATTACATTTAGCTGCTGCTGATGAATGAATAATGATCGGCCAACACAGGTGGTCTCAGATTGCAACGCAGCTGCCGGGGCGGACGGACAACGAGGTCAAGAACTTCTGGAACTCGTACATCAAGAAGAAGCTCCGGCAGCGCGGGATCGACCCGGCCACGCACAAGCCGCTCCCGCTGGCCGCCGACGCCAGcagggccgccgccgcgggcagCAGCCGCACGGCGGTGTTCAGCGACGCCGAGCTCATCCTGTCGTCGACGACGACAGCCGCCGCGGGGCAGCacatgccgccgccgccagtgacggcagcggcggcggagaGCTACGACGTGTACAGCAACAGCTACAGCCGCAgcagcggcggtggcggcgcgagCGACGGCTCCCTGCAGTCGCTGTCGGGGTACAAgtacaacaacagcagcaagcAAACAGCGGCAGATCACTTGGGTGCCGCAGCCGCCGCGGGGTACCTGCAGGACCCAGCAGCAGCCGACGCGCTGTGCTGCGGCCCCTCCGGTGTCCCGGCGGTCGTTCTCCCGTCGGTGTCCAGCTCCAGCACGCTGAACTCGATGGCTGGCCTAAGCCCCgcggccaccaccaccgccaccgacGAAcagtgcaacaacaacaacaacaactgtaGCAGCTGCAACAACGGGTTCGAGCTGATGTCGACGACGCCGCACAGCTGCTGCAGCAACCACCACCTGCCGTGGCTGGAGCTGGGCACGAGCGGCTACGGCGGCGCCGCCTCCGCCGGCGTCGTGGACCACTACGGCGCGGCGCTGGACGAGCTCAAGTGGTCCGACTACGTGTTCGACGGCTACGGCGGCCAGCCGGGACAGAGCATCTACGGCGACAGCAAGGACGCCGTGCAGTTCGTGGACGCCAGCGCGCTCAGCAGCAGCAGTTGGTGCTTGAATTGATCCATCGTCGGCCCAACGCGCTCGGCGGCgagcaattaattaattaatcggCCGGCCGAACAATTCCAACTCCAACACAGACACAATTACACAAACACTTTATACGTGTGCATGTGCTCTCTTACGAATTATACGATTGATTGATGTAGCTCATGCATGTTTGCATTTGGTGAGCTTCGATCTGGTTTGTAAATTAAATTTCGTCTTCTTTCGGATTGGTTTACCGGGCTTGCGTTGCGTGTTAATTTTCCGGTGCGATCGTCGGTCGACATGTAGAGTGTGCATATGGTGACGGTGATTTTGAGGgtgacgatatatatatatatatatatatatatatatatatatataagattaTATATGATATAAACATATAAATGAGAGGTGTTGAATTAAATTACGTGGTTGATTATTAAAAAAACCGTGTGATTGGCCAGTAACCTCTCTGCTTCAGCATTGGCTTTATCATACCATGGGTCGTCCCCCCGTTTTTTTTTGGGGATGGTGTAGGTGTTGATTCTGACGTCGCCCGTGCTTCAATTTGGTTATGATTGTATACTACACAAAAAAGTTTTTTCTTCTGCATGCACAACTTTTATCGTCTAGCTAATAATGAATATGCTTACGATCACAATTATAAGTGTGGATACCCCCATGGATTGTAGAAGCTGACTTCTAAAAGCTATAGACATTTTTGAGTGAAATTATTATAGTGCCCTCGTTCTTTATATTACTGTGGGAGAAAGGGTGGGGCAAAATAGCCTTTAATTAATGTCTCTAGAACTAGAAACTTAGCTTACCCGATTATGGAATCTTGAGGTTTCTAGATTCCAGAAACTGGCTATAAGATATGCATGGCTATTTAAACGTTCCTACCTAGATTCTAGAAACCGGTTTCTAAAATTCTTTATGAATCCAAATAGAATCTTTAGTTTATCCTAAGTCAATAATTTACTAAAAACAAAATACTCTTCAAACACAAGGTTGATGCTACTAGATACAAAATGAAAACTGTAGAATTATCCATCCTCCCACTTGATGCAACCTTTATTTACCAacaataaactatataattaagacGAATGTATGGGGTACTTGACTAGAAGTCGTCATATTTTTCATGTTACGAGCCAATCTAACCAAAAATATCATCAAGACCAACTGTATAAACGATGGATCAAACTTAATTAGGGATGGACTATGTTTCATTAAGGAATTATAGAATTTTATCAAGGTTATATGACCCCATTAGAAGGCCCTAGACCTCAACCTGTTCGCTGTTTAGGGCAAATTAAAACAACCCTTTATTCTTCCCCTTTGGTGTATCTTTCTCTTACAAATCTCCCCCATAGAGTTAAAGTTCTTCATATGTGTgttcatatttttctaaatttattcaAGATTTTAACAGTGTTATATATTCTTCTAGTGGTAGCTAGATGACGTGTTCATCCACAGTAAGGCATTCGTGATGGCTTCATCAATCTTAAGATCTATTGGCTTCGATTTTTCAAGATACTCATAGAGATAGGGTGCACATTTGTGTGCTCGTACTCATATGGGTGAGGTGAATACGTGTTTCTAAGCATTTGTATTTGTCCTATGATTAGATAAACAAGTCGCTCATTCAAGATCCATAAAAGGAACTTCAAGAGTCTCTTATTCATATCCTTCTGTATTAAtagaaataaatattttagTAAAGAAAAATATCCTCCAACAATTTTTAGTGAAGAAAAATATCCTCCATTTGGCATCATTTGTAACTCTCATTTCAAGTTTGGAAATATGAAATTAATTGTGACGTTCAGCTAAAATTTCATTTTTGAATTCAAATGCAAATTATC encodes:
- the LOC8079379 gene encoding transcription factor MYB61, producing MARRTSGPKKKLRRGLWSPEEDDKLINHIAKYGHGCWSSVPKLAGLERCGKSCRLRWINYLRPDLKRGAFSQEEEDLIIHLHSMMGNKWSQIATQLPGRTDNEVKNFWNSYIKKKLRQRGIDPATHKPLPLAADASRAAAAGSSRTAVFSDAELILSSTTTAAAGQHMPPPPVTAAAAESYDVYSNSYSRSSGGGGASDGSLQSLSGYKYNNSSKQTAADHLGAAAAAGYLQDPAAADALCCGPSGVPAVVLPSVSSSSTLNSMAGLSPAATTTATDEQCNNNNNNCSSCNNGFELMSTTPHSCCSNHHLPWLELGTSGYGGAASAGVVDHYGAALDELKWSDYVFDGYGGQPGQSIYGDSKDAVQFVDASALSSSSWCLN